The Microbacterium sp. LWH7-1.2 genome window below encodes:
- a CDS encoding YrdB family protein: protein MSDTPNVTPARPAEPAPGTRAPLTDGKAAPLADGKAPPLADGKAAPLAAIDIIAFICEIFAFGTLALWGFTMWPFPWNIVAGIGAPVIAILLWALFVSPRAVFAVHPFVRAVVELLVYVSATAAWWSMGNAWIGLAFGVVAVTAGVVAGRRRLS, encoded by the coding sequence ATGTCCGACACGCCGAACGTCACTCCCGCGCGCCCTGCCGAACCGGCACCCGGAACACGCGCACCGCTGACCGATGGCAAGGCTGCGCCGCTGGCCGATGGCAAGGCTCCGCCGCTGGCCGATGGCAAGGCTGCGCCGCTGGCCGCAATCGACATCATCGCGTTCATCTGCGAGATCTTCGCGTTCGGCACGCTCGCGCTGTGGGGCTTCACGATGTGGCCGTTCCCATGGAACATCGTCGCCGGCATCGGGGCTCCGGTGATCGCGATCCTTCTCTGGGCGCTCTTCGTGTCGCCGCGCGCCGTGTTCGCGGTGCACCCCTTCGTGCGCGCCGTCGTCGAGCTGCTCGTCTACGTGTCCGCGACCGCCGCCTGGTGGTCGATGGGCAACGCCTGGATCGGCCTCGCGTTCGGTGTCGTCGCCGTGACCGCCGGGGTCGTCGCCGGCCGGCGGCGCCTGTCGTGA
- a CDS encoding sigma-70 family RNA polymerase sigma factor, whose translation MDHEDVHQDETDVVTDADGDLVLRTRSGDSDAFAELWRRHYRAGVTVARNMTSSLDADDLVQEAYTRIYQSIVHGGGPTGSFRAYLFTSIRNTAAAWGRARRETAYEELDGVEDPSGVEHESEAALDRGLTHQAFRSLPTRWQEVLWYSEIERMKPAEIAPLLGMKPTAVAQLTFRAREGLREAWIQAHLRSVADGSDCEWTIERLGAYSRLNLGRRDHAKLERHLAGCVRCSIVASEAKEVSSRLALVLLPIALGAVGTAGYLATVQGGGTSLVALASMPSSVVHGTVTVAPAGVVGAGASAGGSAGAGVGAGAAAGAAATSAGVGSAGAVGAAGAATAVASSATVFGASAVAGIGAASGLAAAGLVVVSGVVAAAVMLPATAGPEPAPTPAPTTEVAAENANAPALLEDDSDDDALQLPAEAGPAPADIPVVLDASAGAGDAQDGGSSESGGGEAGGETGNAQGANSGVSVSDGNPTSSNGKPTSSNGNTQGNNGTASGNNGSSTGDDADAPGNSGNGNAGGSSNGKPTDGTGSGNAGDTGNDGSTGNGTPTNGTGSGNGNGGTTGAGSGVTKGSAPVPRGIGRGLADRQEAPPLTDDVPADAELPEVTETIPAETVPAETVPADGSD comes from the coding sequence ATGGACCACGAAGACGTGCACCAGGACGAGACCGACGTCGTCACCGACGCCGACGGCGATCTCGTCCTGCGGACGAGATCGGGCGACAGCGACGCCTTCGCGGAGCTGTGGCGGCGCCACTACCGCGCGGGCGTCACCGTCGCCCGCAACATGACCTCGAGCCTCGATGCCGACGACCTCGTGCAGGAGGCGTACACGCGCATCTACCAGTCCATCGTCCACGGCGGCGGGCCGACCGGGTCATTCCGCGCCTACCTCTTCACCAGCATCCGCAACACCGCGGCCGCGTGGGGACGCGCCCGCCGCGAGACCGCGTACGAGGAGCTCGACGGCGTCGAGGACCCCTCGGGCGTCGAGCACGAGAGCGAGGCCGCACTCGACCGCGGTCTCACGCATCAGGCCTTCCGCAGTCTTCCGACGCGGTGGCAGGAGGTGCTCTGGTACTCCGAGATCGAGCGCATGAAGCCCGCCGAGATCGCGCCGCTCTTGGGCATGAAGCCGACGGCGGTCGCGCAGCTGACCTTCCGCGCCCGGGAAGGGCTGCGTGAGGCCTGGATCCAGGCGCACCTGCGGTCGGTGGCCGACGGCTCGGACTGCGAGTGGACCATCGAGCGCCTCGGCGCGTACTCGCGACTCAACCTCGGCCGACGCGACCACGCGAAGCTCGAGCGGCACCTTGCCGGCTGCGTGCGGTGCTCGATCGTCGCGAGCGAGGCCAAGGAGGTCTCGAGCCGTCTCGCGCTCGTCCTGCTGCCCATCGCCCTCGGCGCGGTGGGCACCGCCGGCTACCTCGCGACCGTCCAGGGCGGCGGCACCTCGCTCGTGGCGCTGGCCTCGATGCCCTCGAGCGTCGTGCACGGCACCGTCACCGTCGCCCCGGCTGGAGTCGTGGGCGCGGGCGCGAGCGCGGGTGGGAGTGCGGGTGCGGGCGTAGGCGCGGGTGCCGCTGCCGGTGCGGCGGCGACGTCGGCCGGGGTCGGATCGGCGGGGGCGGTCGGCGCAGCAGGGGCGGCGACCGCCGTCGCTTCGTCGGCGACGGTCTTCGGCGCGTCGGCGGTCGCCGGCATCGGGGCGGCCTCCGGGCTCGCCGCGGCCGGCCTCGTCGTCGTCAGCGGCGTGGTCGCCGCAGCGGTGATGCTGCCGGCCACAGCCGGTCCCGAACCGGCGCCGACTCCCGCACCGACGACCGAGGTCGCGGCGGAGAACGCGAACGCGCCGGCGCTCCTCGAGGACGACAGCGATGACGACGCGCTTCAGCTTCCGGCCGAGGCGGGTCCCGCCCCGGCGGACATCCCCGTGGTCCTCGACGCCTCGGCCGGCGCCGGGGACGCGCAAGACGGGGGCAGCTCGGAGTCCGGCGGCGGCGAGGCTGGCGGAGAGACCGGCAACGCTCAGGGCGCGAACAGCGGCGTGTCGGTCAGCGACGGCAACCCGACGAGCAGCAACGGCAAGCCGACGAGCAGCAACGGGAACACGCAGGGCAACAACGGCACCGCCTCCGGCAACAACGGGAGCTCCACCGGCGACGACGCAGACGCGCCGGGCAACAGCGGGAACGGCAACGCCGGCGGCTCCAGCAACGGGAAGCCGACCGACGGCACGGGCAGCGGCAACGCCGGCGACACCGGCAACGACGGTTCGACCGGCAACGGCACGCCGACGAACGGCACCGGCAGCGGCAACGGCAACGGCGGCACCACCGGAGCCGGCAGCGGCGTCACGAAGGGCAGCGCGCCGGTTCCGCGCGGAATCGGCCGGGGTCTCGCGGACCGTCAGGAGGCCCCACCCCTCACCGACGACGTGCCGGCGGACGCCGAACTGCCCGAAGTGACGGAGACCATCCCCGCCGAGACCGTCCCTGCCGAGACCGTCCCGGCCGACGGCAGCGACTGA